One part of the Coprobacter tertius genome encodes these proteins:
- a CDS encoding DUF4954 family protein — MCKTFRKLTDLEIETLKQQHCTSDDWSAIEVAEAFTPEYIFHTRFSGKIRMGVFEKEFILPGGFRKHSGLRHVSLHNCTLENNVLIENVSNYIANYNIGENSFIQNVNVIVVEGKSSFGNGTEVSVLCETGGREVPIYNKLSAHLAYIIALYRHRPVLIGKLREMIAAYAEKHTSEIGYIGKNVEIINTGTIKNVCIGDFCEINGASKLENGTINSNENDPVKIGCNVMAEDFIVSSGAHISDGVVMVRCFIGQACSLSHLFSAHDSLFFSNCQGENGEACAIFAGPYTVSMHKSSLLIAGMFSFLNAGSGSNQSNHMYKLGPIHQGIVERGSKTTSDSYILWPAKIGAFSLVMGRHVRHPDTSDLPFSYLIEKGNESYLVPGVNLKSVGTIRDAQKWPKRDKRKDPEKLDNINFNLLSPYTIQKMLTAIEVLRSLQRTSGETSEVYSYQSANIHNGSLLKGILLYSKAINKFLGNSIIKRLEITRFKDNDEIRKRLKPTTKAGNGEWLDLSGLIAPKSEIDKLISDIESEKITSLDEINDTFTRLHQNYYDMEWTWAYEIMQKWYDKDISQMKADDIIEIVNIWREAVVSLDDMLYADAKKEFSITAKTGFGVDGNSQQKNIDFEQVRGAFDSNTFVQTVNEHIRAKTALGNELIERISSLQGKI; from the coding sequence ATGTGTAAAACATTCAGAAAACTGACCGACCTCGAAATAGAAACGTTGAAGCAGCAACATTGCACCTCGGATGACTGGTCGGCTATTGAAGTAGCAGAAGCTTTTACGCCCGAGTATATATTCCATACCCGTTTTTCAGGTAAAATTCGCATGGGTGTATTCGAAAAAGAATTCATTTTACCCGGAGGCTTCCGAAAACATTCGGGACTAAGACATGTCAGCCTACATAATTGTACCTTGGAAAACAATGTCCTGATCGAGAATGTATCGAACTATATAGCCAATTATAATATCGGAGAGAACAGCTTTATACAAAATGTAAATGTTATCGTAGTAGAAGGAAAAAGCTCTTTCGGAAACGGTACGGAAGTTTCTGTACTCTGCGAAACAGGTGGACGTGAGGTCCCTATTTATAATAAATTGTCGGCACACCTCGCCTATATTATCGCATTATATCGTCATCGTCCCGTGCTCATAGGAAAACTACGAGAAATGATCGCCGCATATGCCGAAAAACATACTTCGGAAATAGGATACATCGGGAAAAATGTCGAGATTATAAATACCGGAACGATAAAAAACGTATGTATCGGTGATTTTTGTGAAATCAACGGTGCTTCGAAACTCGAAAACGGTACCATAAACAGCAACGAGAATGATCCTGTAAAAATAGGCTGCAATGTCATGGCAGAGGATTTTATTGTCAGTTCGGGGGCTCACATTTCCGACGGCGTAGTTATGGTAAGATGCTTTATCGGGCAGGCTTGTTCTTTATCCCATCTTTTTTCGGCACACGACTCCCTTTTCTTCAGCAATTGTCAGGGAGAAAACGGTGAAGCCTGCGCCATATTTGCAGGACCATATACCGTATCGATGCATAAATCGAGTTTACTCATTGCCGGTATGTTTTCTTTCCTGAATGCTGGAAGCGGATCGAACCAAAGTAATCATATGTATAAACTGGGACCCATACATCAGGGTATTGTCGAACGAGGATCGAAAACAACAAGCGATTCATATATCCTTTGGCCGGCAAAAATAGGAGCTTTCTCTCTGGTTATGGGGCGACATGTCAGACACCCGGACACATCCGATCTGCCTTTCTCTTACCTCATCGAAAAAGGAAATGAGTCGTATCTGGTACCGGGAGTGAACCTGAAAAGTGTAGGAACCATACGCGACGCTCAGAAATGGCCTAAACGGGACAAACGAAAAGATCCCGAAAAATTAGACAACATCAATTTCAATTTATTAAGCCCTTATACGATACAAAAAATGCTGACGGCTATCGAAGTGCTACGCTCACTGCAACGTACTTCGGGTGAAACATCGGAAGTTTATTCTTACCAAAGTGCCAATATACACAACGGATCATTATTAAAAGGGATATTGCTTTATTCTAAAGCTATTAATAAATTTCTCGGTAATTCGATTATCAAGCGACTTGAAATTACCCGATTTAAAGATAACGATGAAATTCGAAAACGACTAAAGCCGACAACAAAGGCAGGAAATGGAGAATGGCTCGATTTATCGGGACTGATCGCACCTAAATCTGAAATCGATAAACTGATTTCAGATATCGAATCGGAAAAAATTACTTCTCTCGATGAAATAAACGATACTTTCACCAGACTTCACCAAAATTATTACGACATGGAGTGGACCTGGGCTTATGAAATCATGCAAAAATGGTATGATAAAGATATTTCTCAAATGAAAGCCGATGATATTATCGAGATCGTAAATATTTGGCGCGAAGCAGTTGTTAGCCTCGATGATATGTTATATGCCGATGCAAAGAAAGAATTCTCTATAACTGCTAAAACCGGATTCGGGGTCGATGGAAATTCCCAACAAAAAAATATCGATTTCGAACAGGTTAGAGGCGCTTTCGACAGCAATACTTTCGTACAAACAGTTAATGAACACATCCGGGCAAAAACCGCATTGGGGAACGAACTGATAGAACGGATCTCTTCTTTACAAGGAAAAATATAA
- a CDS encoding AMP-binding protein, which yields MKLFEKTLGDFLEYWTEKTPDKEFIVYSDRNLRFTYSEFNRRVNNLAKGLMAIGVKKDSHVGIWATNVPDWTVFLFATAKIGAVLVTVNTNYKQHELEYLVKDSDLHTLCISNGTFDSDYRDMTYTMLPELRTSQRGNLKSERFPFMKNVVYIGQEKHRGMYNTAELLLLGSTMEDDILEKQKKLFDCYDVVNMQYTSGTTGFPKGVMLTHHNITNNGYCIGQCMKFTENDRVCLPVPLFHCFGIVLGIMAIITNGACAVMLERFDPLVVLASVHKERCTALYGVPTMFIAELHHPMFDMFDLSSLRTGIMAGSLCPEWLMKEVVEKMNMREITSVYGLTETSPGMTQSKVDDPLEVRTSTVGSDLPFVDVKVIDPDTLEECPVGVQGEMCCKGYNIMKGYYKMPEATAAIIDKNGYLHSGDLGVKTPEGNYIITGRIKDMIIRGGENIYPREIEEFLYQLPQIKDVQVAAVPSKKYGEEVGAFIILKPGETLQDCDIKDFCKGKISRHKIPKYIFFIDEFPMTGSGKIQKFKLKDLSLELLAKQGITPE from the coding sequence ATGAAACTATTTGAAAAAACATTGGGGGATTTTCTTGAATACTGGACAGAAAAAACTCCGGATAAAGAATTTATCGTTTACTCCGACCGAAACCTGAGATTTACCTATTCGGAATTCAACCGACGTGTCAACAATCTGGCGAAAGGATTGATGGCAATCGGCGTTAAAAAAGATTCCCACGTAGGCATATGGGCAACTAATGTCCCCGACTGGACCGTTTTTCTCTTCGCAACGGCTAAAATCGGAGCCGTACTGGTAACGGTAAACACCAATTACAAACAGCACGAACTCGAGTATCTCGTAAAAGACTCCGATTTGCATACCCTTTGTATTTCGAACGGAACATTCGACAGTGATTACCGGGATATGACTTATACTATGTTACCCGAATTACGCACGTCTCAACGGGGGAATCTTAAAAGCGAACGTTTCCCTTTTATGAAAAATGTGGTATATATCGGGCAGGAAAAACATCGGGGAATGTACAATACAGCCGAACTTTTGTTGCTGGGTAGTACAATGGAAGACGATATTCTGGAAAAACAAAAAAAATTATTCGATTGTTATGATGTGGTAAATATGCAATATACTTCAGGAACAACTGGTTTTCCTAAAGGAGTAATGCTTACCCACCACAACATTACAAATAACGGGTATTGTATCGGACAATGTATGAAATTTACCGAAAACGATCGCGTATGTCTTCCCGTTCCTCTTTTCCATTGTTTCGGTATCGTATTAGGCATTATGGCTATCATTACCAACGGAGCCTGCGCCGTTATGCTCGAACGCTTCGACCCTCTGGTCGTTCTTGCATCGGTACATAAAGAACGGTGTACCGCCCTTTACGGTGTGCCTACCATGTTTATTGCCGAACTACATCATCCGATGTTCGATATGTTCGACCTCAGTTCTTTACGTACCGGGATTATGGCCGGTTCTCTCTGCCCCGAATGGCTGATGAAAGAAGTGGTGGAAAAAATGAATATGCGGGAAATAACCAGTGTTTACGGCCTAACCGAAACCTCTCCCGGTATGACACAAAGTAAAGTAGATGATCCGCTGGAAGTACGTACCTCGACGGTAGGGAGCGACCTCCCGTTTGTAGATGTTAAGGTAATTGATCCCGATACTCTCGAAGAATGCCCCGTAGGCGTACAAGGCGAAATGTGTTGTAAAGGCTACAATATTATGAAAGGCTATTACAAAATGCCGGAAGCGACTGCCGCAATTATCGATAAAAACGGATACCTTCATTCTGGTGATTTAGGGGTAAAAACTCCTGAAGGGAATTATATTATTACAGGACGTATAAAAGATATGATTATCAGAGGAGGCGAAAATATTTATCCTCGTGAAATCGAAGAATTCTTATACCAGTTACCTCAGATAAAAGATGTACAAGTCGCTGCAGTACCTTCTAAAAAATACGGAGAAGAAGTAGGCGCCTTTATTATTCTAAAACCCGGAGAGACCCTGCAAGATTGTGATATTAAAGATTTTTGTAAAGGAAAAATATCACGGCATAAGATTCCTAAATATATTTTCTTTATCGACGAATTTCCAATGACAGGAAGCGGGAAAATACAAAAATTCAAATTAAAAGATCTCAGTCTCGAATTATTGGCCAAACAGGGAATCACTCCTGAATGA
- a CDS encoding YaaA family protein, whose product MMLLLSCAKTMSRKSEIKPPFATEPTYAKEASYIIGRLLQYDAEELKKILKIPDRIAAENLLRYQDFHSTTTTSLQALLAYTGIVFKNISPEDFSQEDFEYAQNHLRITSFCYGLLRPMDLIKPYRLEGDVDLSESGTENMYAYWNKRLTEGFISEIKKTGGILFNLASNEMKYLFDWKRIESECHIITPQFKLIKNGKMKTIVIYTKMARGAMTRFILKNRIENPEILKTFTWEGFHFDPTLSDDKNYIFTLE is encoded by the coding sequence ATGATGCTTCTTCTTTCCTGTGCAAAAACAATGAGTCGTAAGTCGGAAATTAAACCTCCTTTCGCTACGGAACCCACCTATGCGAAAGAAGCATCATACATAATCGGACGGTTACTGCAATACGATGCTGAAGAACTGAAAAAAATTCTTAAAATACCCGATCGCATCGCAGCAGAAAACCTTCTAAGGTATCAAGATTTTCACTCGACAACAACAACTTCGCTACAAGCATTACTGGCATATACAGGCATCGTTTTCAAAAATATTTCTCCAGAGGATTTTTCACAAGAAGATTTCGAATATGCACAGAACCATTTGCGCATCACCTCTTTTTGCTACGGACTTTTACGTCCGATGGATCTTATAAAACCTTACCGGCTCGAGGGAGACGTAGATCTATCGGAATCAGGAACGGAAAATATGTACGCTTATTGGAATAAAAGACTTACAGAGGGCTTCATTTCCGAGATAAAAAAAACGGGAGGAATTTTATTCAATCTGGCCAGCAACGAAATGAAATATCTGTTCGATTGGAAACGGATCGAAAGCGAATGCCATATCATAACACCACAATTTAAGCTTATAAAAAACGGGAAAATGAAAACCATTGTGATTTATACCAAGATGGCACGTGGAGCAATGACCCGTTTTATATTAAAAAACAGAATCGAAAATCCCGAAATACTAAAAACATTTACCTGGGAAGGTTTTCATTTCGACCCTACACTTTCTGACGATAAAAACTATATCTTTACACTGGAATAA
- a CDS encoding acyl-CoA thioesterase, whose translation METKYCYELEFKVRDYECDMQGIVNNANYQHYLEHARHEFLQQTGTNFNEIRLKGIEPVVSRIEIDYKNSLHSQDYFICKLYVRKEGIKFVFYQDIYRKCDHKLCVKGRVETVCINNGKLSRGDELVPYFEKYL comes from the coding sequence ATGGAAACTAAATATTGCTACGAACTCGAATTTAAAGTACGTGATTACGAATGCGATATGCAAGGTATTGTAAACAATGCAAATTATCAGCACTATCTCGAACATGCCAGACACGAATTCCTGCAGCAAACCGGCACTAATTTCAATGAAATACGGTTAAAAGGAATAGAACCGGTCGTCAGCCGTATCGAGATCGATTATAAAAACTCGTTGCATAGCCAAGATTATTTTATTTGTAAATTATATGTTAGAAAAGAAGGAATCAAATTTGTTTTCTATCAAGATATATACCGAAAATGCGATCATAAACTTTGTGTAAAAGGACGAGTCGAAACTGTATGTATAAATAACGGAAAACTAAGCCGAGGAGACGAACTTGTTCCATATTTTGAAAAATACCTTTAA
- a CDS encoding helix-turn-helix domain-containing protein, giving the protein MNCNNFVGDKIKSLREDKKMTREELAQHAGLNDEIIEKIEDNTDLPALAILLKIARALGVRLGTFLDGQEELGPVVCRSEEQSSNLTFSTHVSGTRRHMDYYSLSGSKANRHMEPFMINIAPADPETYELSSHEGEEFIYVMSGNIEINYGNKTYRLTKGDSIYYDSIVPHHVHADNCEDAQILAVIHIPV; this is encoded by the coding sequence ATGAACTGTAACAATTTTGTCGGAGATAAAATAAAGTCTCTGCGCGAAGACAAAAAAATGACACGGGAAGAACTCGCTCAACATGCGGGACTGAATGATGAAATAATTGAAAAAATCGAAGATAATACCGACTTACCGGCTTTGGCCATATTACTGAAAATAGCACGAGCTCTCGGAGTCAGACTCGGAACATTCCTCGATGGTCAAGAAGAATTAGGTCCTGTAGTTTGCCGTAGCGAGGAACAAAGCAGTAATCTCACATTTTCTACCCATGTTTCGGGAACTCGCCGACATATGGATTATTATTCGTTATCGGGATCGAAAGCTAACCGGCACATGGAACCATTTATGATAAATATCGCTCCCGCCGACCCTGAAACATACGAACTTTCTTCTCACGAAGGGGAAGAATTTATTTATGTTATGTCGGGTAATATCGAAATTAATTATGGAAATAAAACTTACCGGCTTACGAAAGGCGACAGCATTTACTACGACTCTATCGTTCCTCACCATGTACATGCCGATAATTGTGAAGATGCGCAAATACTTGCCGTCATACACATTCCGGTTTAA
- the hflX gene encoding GTPase HflX yields the protein MKEFILTKQDTERTVLVGIITQTQNEAKANEYLDELAFLAETAGAEPVKKFLQRLEYPNPTTFVGAGKLKEIKDYIDENEIGLVIFDDDLSPKQLKNIEHELQVKILDRTSLILDIFAKRAQTAHAKSQVELAQYQYLLPRLTRLWTHLERQRGGIGMRGPGETQIETDRRIILDKISRLKQELKQIDRQKSIQRKNRGKNVRVALVGYTNVGKSTLMNLLSKSEVFAENKLFATLDTTVRKVIIDNLPFLLTDTVGFIRKLPTHLVESFKSTLDEVRDADLLLHVVDISHPSFEEQIEIVNKTLYEVCDSADKPMIIVFNKVDAFSYVEKDADDLTPRTKENISLDELKATWMAKMNDNCIFISAKEKQNIDELKKRLYDKVKEIHVTRFPYNDFLYTKYDENDIESAEEN from the coding sequence ATGAAGGAATTTATTCTTACAAAACAAGATACCGAACGTACCGTATTGGTAGGTATCATTACGCAAACACAAAACGAAGCTAAAGCAAACGAATATCTCGACGAACTCGCATTTTTGGCCGAGACGGCCGGAGCAGAACCTGTAAAAAAATTTTTACAGCGACTCGAGTACCCTAATCCTACGACATTTGTAGGAGCCGGGAAACTAAAAGAAATTAAAGATTACATCGATGAAAATGAAATAGGGCTCGTTATATTCGATGACGACCTCAGTCCCAAACAACTAAAAAACATAGAACACGAATTACAGGTAAAAATTCTGGATCGTACCAGCCTTATCCTCGATATTTTTGCCAAACGGGCACAAACGGCCCATGCAAAAAGCCAAGTAGAACTGGCACAATACCAATACCTACTTCCAAGGCTGACTCGGCTATGGACCCACCTCGAGCGACAACGAGGCGGTATCGGAATGCGCGGCCCCGGTGAAACACAGATCGAAACCGACCGTCGTATCATTCTCGATAAAATATCACGACTGAAACAGGAACTGAAACAAATAGACCGGCAAAAATCGATTCAAAGAAAAAACCGGGGTAAAAATGTGCGGGTAGCTTTGGTTGGCTATACAAATGTAGGAAAGTCTACCCTGATGAATTTACTCAGTAAATCGGAAGTATTTGCCGAAAACAAATTATTCGCGACACTGGATACTACTGTACGTAAAGTCATTATCGATAACCTTCCTTTTTTACTGACAGATACCGTAGGCTTTATCCGAAAATTACCGACGCACCTCGTCGAATCCTTTAAATCGACTTTGGATGAAGTGCGTGATGCCGATCTTCTTTTACACGTAGTAGATATTTCCCATCCTTCTTTTGAAGAACAAATAGAAATCGTAAACAAAACTTTGTATGAAGTTTGCGATTCGGCCGATAAACCTATGATTATTGTTTTCAACAAAGTAGATGCTTTTTCCTACGTCGAAAAAGATGCAGACGATCTTACTCCTCGTACAAAAGAAAATATTTCCCTTGACGAGCTGAAAGCCACCTGGATGGCTAAAATGAATGACAATTGCATTTTTATTTCAGCGAAAGAAAAACAAAATATCGACGAACTAAAAAAACGGTTATATGATAAAGTAAAAGAAATTCATGTCACACGATTCCCTTATAATGATTTTCTATACACAAAATACGATGAGAATGATATAGAATCGGCTGAAGAAAACTAA
- a CDS encoding TPM domain-containing protein: MKRILLFLLIFLSSSLSLMADNAYTIETIPNTHLKNAKDFVSNPDGILSASSVAAINQILDSLQIKTTAEVAVVAVNSIGDEEIKPFATRLFEHWGIGKREKDNGLLILLVADKRQITFETGYGLEGVLPDAIVKRIQMVNMLPYFKKGDYSSGMLAGIERVTDILTNPEAEDEIKATRPTEQYQGTNNINPLYFYLGASFLISVLLLSMIRSSLKQKYNNNNYNRYKSLVRFKGTVTILAFIFPFFVAFICFWLRWKLKKLRNEKQICDKCGSTMHKLNEEEDNHYLSPQENTEEKLNSVDYDVWLCDKCGNTRIFPYENAYTRYTVCPNCRARAYSLQKDYILSPATPFSAGEGEKIYGCAHCHKQFRKRYVIPMIIVASGGGHRGGGFGGGGGFSGGSFGGGRSGGGGATSGW, translated from the coding sequence ATGAAAAGAATACTATTATTTTTACTGATATTTCTTTCGAGTTCGCTCTCGCTCATGGCAGACAATGCCTATACGATAGAGACCATCCCGAATACACATCTAAAAAATGCAAAAGATTTCGTTTCAAATCCCGACGGTATACTTTCAGCTTCTTCCGTTGCCGCCATCAATCAAATCCTCGATTCTCTGCAAATTAAAACAACTGCAGAAGTAGCGGTCGTCGCAGTTAATTCTATCGGAGATGAAGAAATTAAGCCCTTCGCCACTCGCCTTTTCGAGCATTGGGGTATTGGCAAGAGAGAAAAAGATAACGGATTGCTCATTCTTCTCGTTGCCGACAAACGGCAAATTACCTTCGAAACAGGTTATGGCCTCGAAGGTGTATTGCCCGATGCCATCGTCAAAAGAATACAAATGGTGAATATGTTGCCATATTTTAAAAAGGGTGATTACAGTAGCGGTATGCTGGCTGGCATAGAAAGGGTTACCGATATTTTGACTAATCCCGAAGCGGAAGATGAAATAAAAGCGACCCGTCCCACTGAACAATATCAGGGAACTAATAATATAAATCCCTTGTATTTCTATCTCGGAGCATCGTTTCTGATTTCAGTTCTTCTGTTGAGTATGATCCGAAGTTCATTAAAACAAAAATATAATAACAATAATTATAACCGTTATAAATCACTCGTCCGCTTTAAAGGAACTGTAACTATACTGGCATTTATTTTCCCTTTTTTCGTCGCTTTTATTTGTTTTTGGTTACGCTGGAAACTCAAAAAGCTACGCAATGAAAAACAAATTTGCGACAAATGCGGCAGTACGATGCACAAACTCAATGAAGAAGAGGACAATCATTATCTTTCTCCTCAAGAAAATACCGAAGAAAAACTCAACTCGGTAGATTATGATGTATGGCTATGCGATAAATGCGGAAATACCAGAATATTCCCCTATGAAAACGCATACACACGATACACGGTATGTCCTAATTGCCGGGCCCGGGCCTATAGTCTTCAAAAAGATTATATCCTATCCCCGGCAACCCCTTTCAGTGCGGGAGAAGGAGAAAAAATATACGGTTGCGCCCATTGCCATAAACAATTCAGAAAACGTTATGTCATACCTATGATCATCGTGGCATCCGGAGGAGGCCATCGAGGAGGAGGTTTTGGAGGAGGAGGAGGTTTCTCGGGGGGTAGTTTCGGAGGCGGCCGTTCGGGCGGAGGAGGAGCGACCTCCGGTTGGTAA
- a CDS encoding deoxyguanosinetriphosphate triphosphohydrolase — translation MSWERLLSAKRFGMERYHDERHHTRSDFQRDYDRLVFSAPFRRLQNKTQVFPLPGSVFVHNRLTHSLEVSCVGRSLGNNVSAIFSEKYADKPWVDKLQGIGPIVSAACLAHDMGNPPFGHSGERAIATYFSEGNGMDLKKFLKEDEWKDLTHFEGNANAFRLLTHQFNGRRQGGFAMTYSTLASIVKYPHSSTLAKKKGKFGFFKSEEADFIKVAEDLGMIRMKEEDGVRYCRHPLVYLVEAADDICYQIMDIEDAHKLKILTTDTTKKLLLSFFEGQRLEHIMETLDIVTDINEQIAYLRSCVIGVLVDECSRIFCEKEDILLEGKFEGALIDHIGTVPCKAYQDCSKAAYAYIYKSSDVLDIELAGNRIISILLDKLTDAVINPQKAYSQLLLNKVPTQYEMQAESLYNRLQAVIDYISGMTDVYALDLYRKINGMSLPAV, via the coding sequence ATGAGCTGGGAAAGGCTATTATCGGCCAAACGTTTCGGTATGGAACGTTATCACGACGAAAGACACCATACCCGGTCCGATTTTCAAAGAGATTATGACCGGCTGGTTTTCTCGGCACCTTTCAGACGCTTACAGAACAAAACTCAAGTATTTCCTCTACCGGGAAGTGTATTCGTACACAACCGACTTACTCACAGCCTCGAAGTTTCATGTGTAGGACGTTCTCTCGGAAATAATGTTTCGGCTATATTTTCGGAAAAATATGCCGACAAGCCCTGGGTAGATAAATTACAAGGAATAGGGCCCATCGTTTCGGCAGCTTGTTTGGCACACGATATGGGAAACCCGCCGTTCGGTCATTCGGGAGAACGCGCCATAGCAACTTATTTTTCGGAAGGAAACGGAATGGATCTCAAGAAATTCTTGAAAGAAGATGAATGGAAAGATCTTACCCATTTTGAAGGAAACGCAAACGCATTCAGATTACTCACCCACCAGTTCAACGGCAGAAGACAAGGCGGTTTTGCCATGACCTATTCTACCTTAGCTTCTATTGTAAAATATCCTCATTCCTCGACTTTAGCTAAAAAGAAAGGGAAATTCGGATTTTTCAAATCGGAAGAAGCCGATTTTATTAAAGTCGCAGAAGATTTGGGTATGATCCGCATGAAAGAAGAAGACGGTGTACGATATTGCCGCCACCCACTGGTATATCTGGTAGAAGCTGCCGACGACATTTGCTACCAAATCATGGACATAGAAGATGCCCATAAACTGAAAATTCTTACCACAGACACTACCAAAAAACTTTTACTGAGCTTCTTTGAAGGACAAAGGCTCGAACATATAATGGAAACACTCGATATCGTTACAGATATCAATGAACAAATCGCCTATCTGCGTTCTTGCGTAATAGGAGTCTTAGTCGACGAATGCTCTCGGATTTTCTGCGAAAAAGAAGATATTTTATTGGAAGGAAAATTCGAAGGAGCCTTAATCGATCATATCGGAACCGTTCCCTGTAAAGCATATCAAGACTGTTCGAAAGCCGCATATGCATATATTTACAAATCCTCTGATGTTCTGGACATCGAATTAGCCGGTAACCGAATTATTTCTATATTACTCGATAAGCTCACAGATGCTGTCATAAATCCCCAAAAGGCTTATTCTCAATTATTGTTGAATAAGGTCCCGACCCAATACGAAATGCAAGCCGAATCTCTTTATAACCGCTTACAGGCTGTTATCGATTACATATCGGGCATGACCGATGTATATGCTCTCGACCTTTATCGAAAAATAAACGGAATGAGTCTCCCTGCCGTATAA
- the dprA gene encoding DNA-processing protein DprA yields MNCNNDLIYKIALTRIKGMNMLMARLLLESFGEVREIFSCKQDILQKVSGLQSPVFADDKRQKAKEQALKEAEFIEKNKITPLFFTDPDYPSRLLECVDAPLMLYYRGNADLNVSRIISIVGTRHATNYGRGFCTEFINDLSQIFPESIIVSGLAYGIDIAAHRAALQAGLQTIGVLAHGLNTLYPPVHRQTAIEMLSHGGLLTEYISQQLLHRGNFIARNRIVAGLSDATVIVESAEKGGALITAGIASGYSRDVFALPGRIGDTYSKGCNRLIACNQAALITSAEDFIDAMCWERPLKKEIQPSLFSEVNEQEETILKILQDKGECQIEQLTIFTDRPAPEILASLLELEFKGLIQAYPGGVYRRVK; encoded by the coding sequence ATGAATTGCAACAACGACCTTATTTATAAAATAGCTCTTACCCGTATTAAAGGCATGAACATGCTAATGGCCCGGTTATTACTGGAATCCTTCGGAGAAGTACGGGAAATTTTTTCTTGTAAACAGGACATATTACAAAAAGTTTCGGGATTGCAAAGCCCTGTTTTTGCTGACGATAAACGACAAAAGGCAAAAGAACAAGCCCTTAAAGAAGCCGAGTTTATCGAAAAAAATAAGATTACTCCTTTATTCTTTACCGACCCGGATTACCCTTCCAGACTGCTCGAATGTGTCGATGCCCCATTGATGCTCTACTACCGGGGAAATGCCGACCTGAATGTATCCCGCATAATAAGTATCGTCGGTACACGCCATGCGACCAATTATGGTCGGGGATTTTGTACCGAATTCATCAACGACTTATCGCAAATATTTCCCGAAAGTATTATCGTAAGCGGCTTAGCTTACGGTATAGATATTGCCGCACACCGTGCTGCTTTACAGGCCGGACTACAGACTATAGGCGTACTTGCTCACGGTCTGAATACCTTATATCCCCCAGTTCATCGCCAAACAGCAATAGAAATGTTGTCTCACGGCGGATTACTTACCGAATACATTTCACAACAATTGCTACACCGGGGGAATTTCATCGCTCGTAATCGTATCGTAGCAGGATTATCTGATGCGACTGTCATCGTAGAATCGGCAGAAAAAGGAGGGGCATTGATTACCGCAGGAATTGCCTCGGGATATTCAAGGGATGTATTTGCTCTTCCGGGACGTATCGGGGACACCTATTCTAAAGGTTGCAATCGTTTGATCGCATGTAACCAAGCTGCATTGATTACTTCTGCCGAAGACTTCATAGATGCCATGTGTTGGGAACGTCCTCTGAAAAAAGAAATACAACCCAGCCTATTCTCCGAAGTTAACGAACAGGAAGAAACTATCTTAAAAATATTACAGGATAAAGGAGAATGTCAGATAGAACAACTGACCATTTTTACCGATCGTCCCGCCCCTGAAATATTAGCTTCGTTACTCGAACTCGAGTTTAAAGGACTTATACAAGCGTATCCCGGAGGTGTTTACAGAAGAGTCAAATAA